In Thermothelomyces thermophilus ATCC 42464 chromosome 4, complete sequence, a single genomic region encodes these proteins:
- a CDS encoding carbohydrate-binding module family 18 protein (CAZy_ID 267810) yields MRLLALAFAAPGLLRLALAQLEVSPDGTCGPGNRYSCLGSSYGNCCTEKGECGGTDEDCGPGCQPEFGLCGRGVGGLPGTTEEPDPTKSSSPTRQTALPTTLTTTRRTALPSTITTRLTAIPSSLLPPSQSQAVSTIVVTSIVTQSTLVTVSTTTALTNTVVVNTTSVHFTTTTSTSYSIVFATVYNTINVTRISTAWETATSTTTQTIDTTQYFNLTRTSTYTQPITVTSHTNATRYVNATSTDFITRTTTVPLTITSTSTSTITINSTRLTTATETTEVPVTVTATDTDTEYTTQTDFLTATTTAVTTETHDVTRHWNTTSTALRTVTVTVTATTAAPGEPATTTTTATATVTTIVNPSISTPTTETETKTETEITTSTVTVTGADPSEPSGPTSTVGPSSVPSSGTTAETTSSSRGQTLTVGMY; encoded by the exons ATGCGTCTCCTAGCTTTGGCATTCGCGGCGCCGGGCCTCCTCAGGCTGGCGCTCGCACAACTCGAGGTGTCCCCTGACGGAACATGCGGGCCCGGAAACCGGTACTCCTGTCTCGGGTCGTCGTACGGCAACTGTTGCACTGAAAAGGGGGAGTGCGGTGGAACGGACGAGGACTGCGGTCCAGGATGCCAGCCGGAATTCGGTCTGTGTGGAAGGGGTGTTGGCGGACTTCCGGGCACTACGGAGGAGCCGGATCCCACGAAGAGTAGTAGTCCCACTCGACAGACGGCTCTTCCTACTACCCTCACCACGACGAGGCGGACGGCCTTGCCCTCGACCATCACGACGCGTCTGACCGCCATTCCCTCGAGTCTTCTGCCTCCGTCGCAGTCTCAGGCGGTCTCGACCATAGTCGTGACCTCGATCGTGACCCAGAGCACGCTGGTGACCGTCTCTACAACAACCGCCCTGACCAACACGGTCGTCGTGAACACGACATCGGTCCACTTCACCACCACGACGTCAACCAGCTACTCCATCGTGTTCGCCACCGTCTACAACACCATCAATGTCACCCGCATCTCAACAGCCTGGGAGACGGCCACGTCCACGACGACCCAGACCATCGATACCACCCAGTACTTCAACCTGACGCGCACCTCCACGTACACCCAACCCATCACCGTCACCTCCCACACCAACGCTACGCGCTATGTCAATGCCACCTCGACGGACTTCATTACGCGCACCACGACCGTTCCGCTCACCATCACGTCCACGTCCACGTCCACCATAACCATCAACTCGACCCGCCTGACGACCGCGACCGAGACGACCGAGGTGCCCGTGACCGTGACCGCCACCGACACCGACACAGAGTACACGACGCAGACTGATTTCctgacggcgacgacgaccgccgtgacgaccgagacgcacGACGTCACGCGCCACTGGAACACAACATCCACCGCCCTGCGCACCGTCACCGTCACCGTGACGGCGACCACGGCGGCGCCAGGCGAGCCcgctaccaccaccaccaccgccaccgccaccgtcaCTACCATCGTCAACCCGTCCATCTCGACACCCACC ACGGAAACGGAAACGAAAACAGAGACCGAAATCACCACTTCTACCGTGACGGTGACGGGAGCCGACCCCTCTGAACCGAGCGGGCCGACCTCCACGGTCGGGCCATCTTCTGTGCCTTCATCAGGCACCACTGCGGAGACGACGAGTTCGAGTAGGGGACAGACGCTTACCGTGGGTATGTATTAG